A single region of the Populus nigra chromosome 2, ddPopNigr1.1, whole genome shotgun sequence genome encodes:
- the LOC133682856 gene encoding gibberellin receptor GID1B-like: protein MAGSNEVNLNESKRVVPLNTWILISNFKLAYNLLRRPDGTFNRELAEFLERKVQANTIPVNGVFSFDHVDRTTGLLNRVYQPAPENEAQWGIAELEKPLSTTEVVPVIIFFHGGSFTHSSADSAIYDTFCRRLVSVCKAVVVSVNYRRSPEYRYPCAYDDGWTALKWVKSRTWLQSGKDPKVHVYLAGDSSGGNIAHHVAVRAAEEEIEVLGNILLHPMFGGQQRTESEKMLDGKYFVTIQDRDWYWRAYLPEGEDRDHPACNIFGPRGKNLEGLEFPRSLVVVAGFDLVRDWQLAYVEGLQRAGYEVKLLYLKEATIGFYFLPNNEHFCCLMEEIKKFVNSNC, encoded by the exons ATGGCTGGTAGCAATGAAGTCAACCTCAACGAATCCAAG AGGGTTGTTCCGCTAAACACATGGATCCTCATTTCCAATTTCAAGCTTGCATATAATCTCCTTCGCCGCCCGGATGGGACCTTTAACCGCGAATTGGCGGAATTCCTTGAACGAAAAGTCCAGGCCAACACCATTCCAGTGAATGGAGTTTTCTCCTTTGATCATGTTGATCGCACCACAGGCCTCCTTAACCGGGTTTACCAACCTGCCCCTGAAAACGAGGCTCAATGGGGCATTGCAGAGCTTGAAAAGCCCTTGAGCACTACGGAGGTTGTTCCAGTTATAATCTTCTTCCATGGTGGAAGCTTTACTCATTCCTCTGCTGATAGTGCTATCTATGACACCTTTTGTCGCCGCCTTGTCAGCGTTTGCAAGGCTGTTGTGGTGTCTGTCAATTATCGTCGATCGCCCGAGTATCGGTACCCTTGTGCATATGATGATGGCTGGACAGCTCTCAAATGGGTTAAATCTAGGACCTGGCTTCAAAGTGGAAAGGATCCTAAGGTTCATGTCTATTTGGCCGGCGATAGTTCAGGCGGTAATATAGCTCACCATGTTGCCGTGAGGGCAGCGGAAGAAGAAATCGAGGTGTTGGGTAATATTCTTCTCCACCCAATGTTTGGTGGACAACAGAGAACAGAATCAGAGAAGATGTTAGATGGCAAGTACTTCGTCACGATTCAAGACCGCGACTGGTATTGGAGAGCATATCTACCTGAAGGAGAAGACAGGGACCATCCAGCGTGTAATATATTTGGTCCGAGGGGCAAAAATCTTGAGGGACTGGAGTTCCCTAGAAGTCTAGTTGTTGTGGCTGGTTTCGATCTTGTTCGAGATTGGCAATTGGCCTATGTTGAAGGACTCCAGAGAGCCGGTTATGAAGTAAAACTCCTGTATCTAAAAGAGGCCACTATAGGGTTCTACTTCTTGCCAAATAATGAACACTTCTGCTGTCTCATGGAGGAGATAAAGAAGTTCGTGAATTCTAACTGTTAA